A window of the Cellvibrio sp. pealriver genome harbors these coding sequences:
- a CDS encoding XrtA/PEP-CTERM system exopolysaccharide export protein encodes MKNRYFVISIFLLFTTLFGCSSNRSVQSPAAADAAVLEEYKIGVGDALSINVWRNPELSLSVPVRPDGKISMPLIGDVLAADLTTEQLSKNITASLTTFIRSPQVTVIVANPSSSDFQRRVRITGAVANPQSIPYREGMTVLDLVLLAGGTNQFASANKAKLYRKVGGELKVYPIKLDDLINEGDVATNYALQPSDIVTVPERNF; translated from the coding sequence ATGAAAAACAGATATTTTGTGATTTCAATCTTTTTGTTGTTCACCACTCTTTTCGGATGTAGTAGTAACAGATCGGTGCAATCTCCTGCGGCTGCAGATGCAGCGGTATTGGAAGAGTACAAAATAGGTGTTGGCGATGCGCTATCGATTAATGTGTGGCGCAATCCTGAATTATCTCTCAGTGTGCCTGTTAGACCTGATGGAAAGATTTCCATGCCATTGATCGGCGATGTTTTGGCGGCAGATTTAACGACAGAGCAGTTGTCAAAAAATATTACGGCGAGCCTTACAACGTTTATCAGAAGCCCACAAGTTACAGTAATTGTTGCAAATCCTAGTAGCTCTGATTTCCAGCGTCGAGTCCGAATTACCGGTGCTGTTGCCAATCCGCAATCTATCCCGTATCGAGAGGGTATGACCGTCCTGGATTTGGTTTTGCTAGCTGGGGGTACCAATCAATTTGCCTCAGCCAATAAAGCGAAGCTTTATCGCAAAGTGGGAGGCGAATTAAAAGTCTATCCAATTAAGCTTGATGATTTGATCAATGAAGGTGATGTAGCAACAAATTATGCGTTGCAACCGTCTGACATAGTTACCGTGCCAGAGAGAAATTTTTAA
- the tviB gene encoding Vi polysaccharide biosynthesis UDP-N-acetylglucosamine C-6 dehydrogenase TviB: MFASNPKLCVIGLGYVGLPLAVEFGKKIATIGFDINQVRVDELRKGTDHTLELTAEELQAADQLEFTTTEADIAGADVYIVTVPTPINNSYQPDLTPLEKASALLGRVIKKNAIVIFESTVYPGCTEEICIPIIEQTSGLVFNQDFFAGYSPERINPGDKQRRIHNIVKITSGSTPETADYVDSLYRKVVTVGTHKASSIKVAEAAKVIENTQRDLNIALVNELALIFNRLGIDTLEVLEAAGTKWNFLPFRPGLVGGHCISVDPYYLTHKAQQVGYYPEVILSGRRINNRMGAFVADSVVKMMTKRKAHVVDSNVLIMGLTFKENCPDLRNTGVIDIIEEMRTYNTNVQIYDPWADAAEAKHEYGLDLIDKPVPGSYQAIIICVAHDVFREMGAEGIRALGAPNHVLFDVKHILPKNAVDARL, from the coding sequence ATGTTTGCAAGCAACCCCAAGCTTTGTGTTATAGGCCTAGGCTATGTTGGCCTACCCCTCGCCGTTGAATTCGGCAAAAAAATTGCCACAATCGGTTTTGACATCAATCAGGTAAGAGTTGATGAACTGAGGAAAGGAACCGATCACACCCTGGAACTAACCGCAGAAGAGCTTCAGGCAGCAGATCAACTGGAATTTACCACCACAGAAGCGGACATCGCAGGTGCTGATGTTTATATTGTTACCGTACCCACCCCTATTAATAACAGCTATCAGCCTGACCTTACTCCATTAGAAAAAGCGTCCGCACTGCTCGGCAGGGTAATCAAGAAAAACGCCATCGTTATTTTTGAATCGACCGTTTACCCGGGCTGCACAGAAGAAATTTGCATTCCGATCATCGAGCAGACATCCGGTCTTGTGTTCAATCAAGATTTCTTTGCGGGGTACAGCCCTGAACGCATCAATCCCGGCGATAAACAAAGACGCATCCACAACATTGTCAAAATTACTTCGGGTTCAACACCTGAAACGGCAGACTATGTAGATTCGCTATACCGCAAAGTAGTGACCGTTGGAACCCACAAGGCTAGCAGCATCAAGGTTGCCGAGGCAGCCAAGGTGATCGAAAACACCCAGCGCGACCTCAATATCGCATTGGTGAATGAGCTTGCGTTGATTTTCAATCGCCTCGGAATAGACACATTGGAAGTGCTTGAAGCAGCCGGCACTAAATGGAATTTCTTGCCGTTCCGCCCCGGCCTGGTTGGCGGTCACTGCATTAGCGTTGACCCTTATTATCTGACACACAAAGCACAACAGGTAGGCTACTACCCTGAAGTCATACTTTCAGGTCGCCGTATCAATAACCGAATGGGCGCTTTCGTGGCCGATTCGGTCGTCAAGATGATGACCAAGCGTAAAGCCCATGTTGTAGATTCCAATGTGTTGATTATGGGATTGACCTTCAAAGAAAACTGCCCCGACCTGCGCAACACCGGTGTGATCGATATTATTGAAGAGATGCGCACTTATAACACCAACGTACAGATTTATGATCCCTGGGCTGATGCTGCTGAAGCAAAACACGAATATGGACTAGATCTAATCGATAAGCCTGTACCCGGCAGCTATCAGGCAATTATCATTTGTGTAGCGCACGATGTATTCCGCGAAATGGGTGCAGAAGGTATTCGTGCATTGGGTGCCCCTAACCACGTACTGTTCGATGTAAAACACATTCTTCCCAAAAATGCCGTAGACGCGCGACTGTAA
- a CDS encoding XrtA system polysaccharide deacetylase, whose protein sequence is MQTQQKNNITHAMTVDVEDYYHVAAFADVIKPSEWQNWPSRVEANTHRLLQLFDDANIKITFFILGWVAEHYPELVKTIHAQGHEIASHGYSHQLIYKQNPDVFRAETAKSKQILEDLAQTPITGYRAASYSITRKSLWALDILVELGFTWDSSIFPTRHDNYGIPGSPEEPYRIVTTSGATLLEFPLTTAKVLGQAVPAAGGGYFRQYPYLLSKWLFERASLNQTKPQIFYLHPWEIDPDQPRVPNASWFSNFRHYTNLKRCLPRLERMLGDFQFGTMSESIGSAQIHKQLGINDLAIDLNHK, encoded by the coding sequence ATGCAAACCCAACAAAAGAACAACATCACTCATGCAATGACAGTCGATGTGGAAGATTATTATCACGTCGCCGCTTTTGCCGACGTCATTAAGCCGAGTGAATGGCAAAACTGGCCGTCACGTGTTGAGGCCAATACCCATCGCCTGCTGCAATTGTTTGATGATGCCAATATCAAAATTACCTTTTTTATTTTGGGCTGGGTTGCAGAACACTATCCTGAGCTGGTGAAAACAATTCACGCGCAAGGTCACGAGATTGCTTCTCACGGTTACAGCCATCAGCTGATTTATAAACAAAACCCGGATGTGTTCCGCGCAGAGACTGCGAAATCAAAACAGATACTGGAAGATCTGGCGCAAACGCCTATCACAGGGTACCGCGCCGCCAGCTATTCAATCACCCGCAAATCACTCTGGGCGCTGGATATTCTGGTCGAGCTGGGATTTACATGGGATTCAAGCATCTTCCCGACAAGACATGATAATTATGGTATTCCGGGCAGCCCGGAAGAACCTTACCGCATCGTCACCACCAGTGGCGCTACCTTGCTGGAATTTCCACTGACAACCGCCAAGGTTTTAGGCCAGGCTGTTCCTGCCGCCGGTGGGGGCTATTTCCGTCAATATCCCTATTTGCTTTCCAAATGGCTATTTGAGCGAGCAAGCCTCAATCAAACAAAGCCGCAGATTTTTTATTTGCATCCATGGGAAATTGACCCAGACCAGCCGCGAGTACCCAACGCCAGTTGGTTCAGTAACTTCCGTCACTACACCAACCTAAAACGTTGCTTGCCACGACTGGAGCGTATGCTGGGTGATTTTCAATTTGGCACCATGAGCGAAAGTATCGGATCTGCGCAGATTCATAAACAACTGGGCATTAACGATCTGGCAATCGATTTAAATCACAAGTAG
- a CDS encoding TIGR03013 family XrtA/PEP-CTERM system glycosyltransferase has product MRIGYVYVAGKVPAGINRNIVINLDIIRRCKHFCHINLKESGLSYIRLNKHYIHIPYLCLGVVDALIVAGVAWAIQYFGFYANAGDISNTPSFSWLPIITLSLVLSCCTLSMGVYTALVREGFSSMVLRTMVSFFLLGSLSLYLINLLFNGSFINQSLIFWSVLLSTIMVCLSRWIFVKIVDVDQLKRRVVIYGAGSKANKLLIDLAPDVNVLGVKIVGCIPSADEPVKVDAALIIQEPSDWLSFAKQFQISEIVISPDERRRTNGDAFPLSQFLDCKLAGIPSSDALSFCERELGKIDISLLQPGWMLFSDGFKYSKRRMLAKRLFDLALASVFLVLLWPLMLLTALAVKLESPGAVLYHQIRVGLNGRAFRIYKFRSMRQDAEKNGAVWAKKNDSRVTRVGAFIRNTRLDELPQLYNVFAGHMSFIGPRPERPEFVTELAQQIPFYEMRHKVKPGLMGWAQLKYPYGASVEDAKNKLQYDLYYTKNHSFFMDMLIMIQTVEIILLGKGVH; this is encoded by the coding sequence ATGCGAATTGGCTATGTCTATGTGGCGGGGAAAGTTCCTGCGGGAATAAATCGAAATATTGTCATAAATCTTGATATAATCCGGCGCTGTAAACATTTCTGTCATATTAACTTGAAGGAATCGGGTTTGTCCTATATTCGTCTGAATAAACACTATATCCACATACCGTATCTCTGCCTTGGTGTGGTGGATGCGCTTATTGTTGCCGGCGTTGCCTGGGCAATCCAATATTTTGGTTTCTATGCTAATGCTGGCGATATATCCAACACGCCCTCTTTTTCGTGGTTACCAATCATCACTCTCTCCTTGGTGTTGAGCTGCTGTACGCTATCCATGGGGGTATACACTGCGTTGGTTCGTGAAGGTTTCTCCAGCATGGTCCTGCGAACAATGGTGAGTTTTTTCCTGCTGGGCAGTCTATCTCTGTATCTGATTAATTTGTTGTTCAATGGCTCCTTTATCAATCAGTCACTGATTTTCTGGAGTGTTTTGTTATCCACCATAATGGTGTGCTTATCCCGTTGGATTTTTGTCAAAATTGTTGATGTTGATCAGCTAAAACGACGAGTTGTGATTTACGGTGCGGGCAGCAAAGCCAATAAGCTACTCATTGATCTGGCACCTGATGTTAATGTGTTGGGCGTAAAAATTGTAGGTTGTATCCCCAGTGCAGATGAACCTGTAAAAGTTGATGCTGCCTTGATTATTCAGGAGCCTTCAGACTGGTTGTCATTTGCCAAGCAGTTTCAGATTTCCGAAATTGTGATTTCTCCCGATGAACGCCGCCGCACGAATGGTGATGCGTTTCCATTAAGTCAATTTTTAGACTGCAAGCTTGCGGGTATTCCATCCAGTGATGCATTGAGCTTTTGCGAGCGTGAGCTCGGTAAAATTGATATATCACTATTACAGCCGGGCTGGATGCTATTTTCCGATGGGTTTAAATATTCGAAGCGTCGTATGCTAGCAAAAAGATTATTTGACTTGGCGTTGGCGTCGGTATTTTTAGTCCTGCTATGGCCACTTATGCTGCTTACTGCATTAGCGGTCAAGCTGGAAAGTCCTGGTGCTGTGTTGTACCACCAAATACGTGTTGGCCTTAATGGGCGTGCGTTTCGTATTTATAAATTTCGCAGCATGAGACAAGACGCAGAAAAAAATGGTGCGGTTTGGGCAAAGAAAAATGACTCGCGGGTGACACGTGTCGGTGCGTTCATCAGAAATACACGTTTGGATGAGTTGCCACAGCTTTACAATGTATTTGCCGGTCATATGAGTTTTATTGGCCCTCGTCCCGAAAGGCCTGAATTTGTTACTGAGCTTGCTCAGCAAATACCATTTTATGAAATGCGCCATAAAGTTAAGCCTGGGCTAATGGGGTGGGCTCAATTGAAATACCCTTATGGCGCTTCTGTAGAAGATGCGAAAAATAAGCTGCAATACGATCTTTATTACACCAAGAATCATAGCTTTTTTATGGATATGCTCATCATGATTCAAACGGTAGAAATTATTTTATTGGGCAAGGGCGTTCACTAG
- a CDS encoding NAD-dependent epimerase, with product MKILVTGTAGFIGAALAQQLLARGDEVIGVDNLNDYYDVQLKQSRLGLLASQPGFMDLRISLEDKFAIDQLFKTHQPQRVVNLAAQAGVRYSLSNPQAYIDSNITGFLNILEACRHFGTEHLVYASSSSVYGANTQMPFAENHSVNHPVSLYAATKKSNELMAHTYSHLFKIPTTGLRFFTVYGPWGRPDMAPILFANKIARGEPIEVFNYGKHRRDFTYIDDIVAGIIHTLDNPARPNHGWDSANPDPASSAAPYRIYNIGSNNPVELLKFIELMEQGLGKTAIKKLLPMQPGDVPDTYANVDTLIQSVGYKPQTSIEDGVARFIEWYRHYYKIS from the coding sequence ATGAAAATTCTGGTGACCGGTACAGCTGGATTTATTGGTGCCGCGCTTGCCCAACAATTATTGGCGCGCGGCGATGAGGTTATAGGTGTCGATAACCTCAATGATTATTATGATGTGCAGCTAAAACAGTCACGCTTGGGTCTGCTAGCATCACAGCCTGGCTTTATGGATTTGCGTATCTCACTGGAAGATAAATTTGCAATAGATCAATTATTCAAAACGCATCAACCGCAACGAGTCGTTAATTTAGCAGCACAAGCGGGAGTACGTTATTCACTGAGCAACCCGCAAGCGTACATCGACTCCAATATCACAGGATTTTTGAACATTCTGGAAGCCTGCCGACATTTCGGCACAGAACATCTTGTGTATGCCTCCAGCAGCTCGGTTTACGGTGCCAACACCCAAATGCCGTTTGCGGAAAACCATAGCGTCAATCATCCAGTCAGCCTTTATGCTGCGACAAAAAAATCCAATGAATTAATGGCGCACACCTACAGCCATCTGTTCAAGATCCCAACCACCGGCTTGCGCTTTTTCACAGTTTATGGCCCATGGGGTCGCCCTGACATGGCTCCAATTTTGTTTGCAAACAAAATTGCACGCGGTGAGCCTATTGAGGTGTTTAATTACGGCAAACATCGGCGTGATTTTACCTATATCGATGATATTGTAGCCGGCATTATTCATACACTGGATAACCCGGCAAGACCAAATCATGGATGGGATAGCGCAAACCCAGATCCAGCCAGCTCTGCCGCCCCCTATCGCATCTACAATATCGGTTCTAATAACCCAGTTGAACTGCTGAAATTTATTGAACTTATGGAACAAGGGCTGGGGAAAACTGCAATCAAAAAGCTACTGCCCATGCAACCAGGCGATGTGCCCGATACCTATGCCAATGTCGATACGCTGATCCAATCTGTAGGCTACAAACCTCAAACCAGTATCGAGGATGGCGTTGCACGCTTTATCGAATGGTATCGCCACTACTACAAAATTTCCTGA